A stretch of Gemmatimonadaceae bacterium DNA encodes these proteins:
- a CDS encoding DUF2779 domain-containing protein — translation MTDAVHEEPGRRLTKRVFLESLVCPRRGWLLHHADPHTTAPGPGEQFRFAQGNAIGALAREMLGPGVDLRGPATPDWVDEGRSVLANRTVRTAFEVPVVAAHAMARPDALIRDGDGWRVIEVKSGIRDRPAYLDDLAYTVAVVAAAGERVTAAELLLVNADWRVDNGQEPLVRLTVTEPVLARAAEFAPLLEPAYAIVAASGAPDAVLQAACRQCEFRGVRCFTDGPHDPVFELPSIRSKKVDEWIADGITRIPEVPATAKLTPVQQLHRRAVVAGGLIAVREALSRLSDIREPAVYLDFETLSLALPPFRGIAPFDVIPIQYSVHRRASGGNVDHRELLVDPAAPDVEEFARNLLGALSGAGSIVVYSSFERQRLNWLGRQVPALASDLEHAVGRLFDLLPVVQSAVAHPDFHGSLSIKKVLPVLVPDLSYATLAIGDGEAATGVIGLRAMGQVTDEEWERYRVQLLAYCKVDTLAMVRLHDALGALAREGA, via the coding sequence ATGACTGACGCGGTCCACGAGGAACCCGGCCGGCGGCTCACCAAGCGGGTGTTTCTCGAATCGCTGGTCTGCCCCCGCCGCGGCTGGCTGCTGCACCACGCCGACCCCCACACCACCGCGCCCGGTCCCGGCGAGCAGTTCCGCTTCGCCCAGGGCAATGCCATCGGCGCGCTGGCGCGCGAGATGCTCGGACCAGGCGTGGACCTGCGCGGGCCGGCGACGCCCGACTGGGTCGACGAAGGCCGGTCGGTGCTGGCGAACCGGACGGTCCGCACGGCATTCGAGGTGCCGGTGGTCGCCGCGCACGCCATGGCGCGTCCCGACGCCCTCATCCGCGACGGCGACGGATGGCGCGTGATCGAAGTGAAGTCCGGCATCCGCGACCGGCCGGCCTACCTAGACGATCTCGCGTACACCGTGGCCGTCGTCGCGGCGGCCGGCGAGCGGGTGACGGCGGCGGAACTGCTGCTCGTCAACGCCGACTGGCGGGTGGACAATGGACAGGAACCGCTCGTCCGACTGACCGTGACCGAACCGGTGCTGGCGCGTGCTGCCGAGTTCGCGCCGTTGCTCGAGCCCGCGTACGCGATCGTGGCCGCGTCCGGGGCGCCCGACGCGGTGCTCCAGGCCGCCTGCCGGCAGTGCGAATTTCGCGGCGTGCGCTGCTTCACGGACGGTCCGCACGACCCGGTGTTCGAACTGCCGAGCATCCGCTCCAAGAAGGTGGACGAGTGGATCGCCGACGGCATCACGCGCATTCCGGAGGTGCCCGCCACCGCCAAGCTCACGCCCGTCCAGCAGCTGCACCGGCGCGCCGTGGTGGCCGGCGGGTTGATAGCGGTACGCGAGGCGTTGAGCCGCCTGTCGGACATCCGGGAACCGGCCGTCTACCTCGACTTTGAAACGCTGTCGCTGGCCCTGCCGCCCTTTCGCGGCATCGCGCCGTTTGACGTGATCCCCATTCAGTACTCGGTGCACCGGCGCGCGTCCGGCGGAAACGTGGATCACCGGGAACTGCTGGTGGATCCGGCGGCGCCGGATGTCGAGGAGTTCGCGCGGAACCTGCTGGGAGCCCTGAGCGGCGCGGGCTCGATCGTCGTGTACTCGTCGTTCGAGCGCCAGCGCCTGAATTGGCTGGGCCGGCAGGTGCCGGCGCTGGCCAGCGATCTGGAGCACGCGGTGGGGCGCCTGTTCGATCTGCTGCCGGTGGTGCAGAGTGCAGTGGCGCACCCCGACTTTCACGGCAGCCTGTCGATCAAGAAGGTGCTGCCCGTGCTGGTGCCCGATCTCAGCTACGCCACACTGGCCATTGGCGACGGTGAGGCCGCGACCGGTGTGATCGGTCTGCGCGCGATGGGACAGGTGACCGACGAGGAGTGGGAACGCTATCGGGTGCAGCTGCTGGCCTACTGCAAGGTGGATACGCTGGCGATGGTACGGCTGCACGACGCGCTGGGCGCGTTGGCGCGCGAGGGCGCGTGA
- a CDS encoding prolyl oligopeptidase family serine peptidase, whose amino-acid sequence MPARASRSLALCLVLVALPLSSMVAQQAPVYPTTRRDSVVDDYFGTKVADPYRWLEDQNSAEVARWVEAENKVTFAYLDQIPLRTAFRTRLTTLWNTPSVGVPSHMAGRLFFRMNTGLQNQSVLYELASLGGKPVMLIDPNTLSADGSVDLASYAPSPDGKYLAFGLSSGGSDWEELHVRDLATGRAVADTVHWVKYSGISWTRDGRGFFYTRFPAPPKDQVLTAAALNGKIYYHRVGTSDTADQLIYERPDRPDWYEGASVTDDGRYLFITLNHGTNPENLLYYADLGDPMHPDVGAAIRAVNTSDDAEYGPIGNIGNTVFLETTKDAPNRRIIALDLPDTALAHARTVVPETKNNIQSSLIAGDRVVVQTLEDVQSRVRLYAPGGALVGQVVLPGVGAVEALGGRAGRPELFYAFSSYLAPTTVYRYDFATRRSTAFSPLPRKTPFDASPYETRQVFYHSKDGTRVPMFITARKGVTLDGSHPTILYAYGGFDIATLPAYSPTVAVWLEHGGIYAVANIRGGSEYGEAWHHAGQLANKQNVFDDFIAAAEYLIREKYTSPAHLAIHGYSNGGLLVGAVEEERPDLFAAAYPGAGVMDMLRYQKFSAGIGWVPEYGSSDNPEQFRYLIKFSPVQNAKPGVCYPATIVTTADHDDRVVPGHSYKFTAAMQAAQGCKRPILIRVETKTSHGYMPTDKRIAQLADVWAFTAWETGMKN is encoded by the coding sequence ATGCCCGCTCGCGCATCACGCTCCCTCGCGCTCTGCCTCGTGCTGGTTGCGCTGCCCCTGTCGTCGATGGTCGCGCAGCAAGCGCCGGTATACCCCACGACGCGCAGGGACAGCGTAGTCGACGACTACTTCGGCACCAAGGTCGCCGATCCCTACCGATGGCTCGAAGACCAGAACTCGGCCGAGGTGGCGCGATGGGTGGAGGCGGAGAACAAGGTGACGTTCGCGTACCTGGACCAGATCCCCCTGCGCACCGCGTTCCGGACCCGGCTCACCACCCTCTGGAACACCCCATCCGTCGGCGTGCCGAGCCATATGGCGGGCCGGCTGTTCTTCCGCATGAATACGGGGCTCCAGAACCAGTCGGTGCTCTACGAGCTGGCCTCGCTCGGGGGAAAACCGGTGATGCTGATCGACCCCAACACGCTCTCGGCCGACGGCTCGGTGGATCTGGCGTCGTACGCCCCGTCGCCGGACGGTAAGTACCTGGCGTTCGGGTTGTCGTCGGGCGGCTCCGATTGGGAGGAGTTGCACGTGCGCGACCTGGCCACGGGGCGCGCGGTCGCCGACACCGTCCATTGGGTGAAGTACTCCGGTATCTCCTGGACCAGGGACGGACGGGGCTTCTTCTACACGCGCTTCCCGGCGCCGCCCAAGGATCAGGTGCTCACGGCCGCCGCCCTGAACGGCAAGATCTACTACCACCGGGTGGGAACGAGCGACACCGCGGACCAGCTCATCTACGAGCGCCCCGACCGTCCCGACTGGTACGAGGGCGCGAGCGTGACCGACGACGGCCGATACCTGTTCATCACCCTGAACCACGGCACGAACCCCGAGAACCTGCTCTACTACGCCGACCTCGGCGACCCGATGCACCCCGACGTCGGCGCCGCCATCCGCGCCGTGAACACGTCGGACGATGCCGAATACGGGCCGATCGGCAACATCGGGAACACGGTGTTCCTCGAGACCACCAAGGACGCGCCCAACCGGCGCATCATCGCCCTCGACCTCCCCGACACCGCGCTCGCCCACGCCCGCACGGTCGTGCCCGAAACGAAGAACAATATTCAGAGTTCTTTGATAGCCGGCGACCGGGTCGTGGTCCAGACGCTGGAGGACGTGCAGAGCCGCGTGCGCCTGTACGCGCCGGGCGGCGCCCTCGTGGGTCAGGTGGTGCTGCCCGGGGTGGGCGCGGTGGAGGCGCTCGGCGGCCGGGCCGGCCGGCCCGAGCTGTTCTACGCGTTCTCGTCGTATCTCGCGCCCACCACCGTGTACCGCTACGACTTCGCCACCAGGCGGAGCACGGCGTTCAGCCCGCTGCCCCGCAAGACGCCGTTCGATGCGTCGCCGTACGAGACCAGGCAGGTGTTCTACCACTCGAAGGACGGCACGCGCGTGCCGATGTTCATCACCGCCAGGAAGGGAGTGACGCTCGACGGATCGCACCCGACCATTCTCTATGCGTACGGCGGGTTCGACATCGCCACCCTGCCGGCCTATAGCCCCACCGTGGCCGTGTGGCTGGAGCACGGCGGCATCTACGCCGTGGCCAACATCCGCGGCGGCAGCGAGTACGGCGAGGCCTGGCACCACGCCGGCCAGCTGGCCAACAAACAGAACGTGTTCGACGACTTCATCGCCGCGGCCGAGTACCTGATCAGGGAGAAGTACACGTCCCCGGCGCACCTGGCCATCCACGGCTACTCGAACGGCGGGCTGCTCGTCGGCGCGGTGGAGGAGGAGCGGCCCGACCTCTTCGCCGCGGCCTACCCGGGCGCCGGCGTCATGGACATGCTGCGCTATCAGAAGTTCAGCGCCGGCATCGGATGGGTGCCCGAGTACGGCTCGTCCGACAACCCGGAGCAGTTCAGGTACCTGATCAAGTTCTCCCCGGTCCAGAACGCGAAGCCCGGCGTCTGCTATCCGGCCACCATCGTGACCACCGCCGACCATGACGACCGGGTGGTGCCGGGACACTCATATAAGTTCACGGCCGCGATGCAGGCGGCGCAGGGATGCAAACGCCCCATTCTCATCCGGGTGGAGACCAAGACGAGCCACGGGTACATGCCCACGGACAAGCGCATTGCCCAGCTGGCCGACGTGTGGGCGTTCACGGCGTGGGAGACGGGGATGAAGAACTAG
- a CDS encoding phospholipid carrier-dependent glycosyltransferase: MPASSRSWPRRPELLLLTACAALTRFWGLFSPHAVVFDEVHYEKYVADYLARVFYVDVHPPLANQIFALAAKLFGVPIATLAGPHPAPVLRVVPALAGTLIIPVFYVLLRRLGASRRLATLGGALLLLDNALLVESRVLVPDSMLVLFGLSAVTVFLGARRCTGRARLWRLAATAALAGLAVTMKWTGLSALGLIGVIWLYDAWRARGGWRRTVWEGAVLVAIPVAIYTSVFAVHFAWMDRSGPGNMFMSGPFKATLIGSPNYRADARLSFADKFLELNVAMRQEDAALVGVSNSSASPWYSWPLIQHAITFWAGPVLPDGRRATIFLEGNPVVWYGIPVALLLGGIGLALRRARARAWREPLIILGAAYLFNFLPFVLIHRLMYQYSYFMAFVYSLGLAVIAVGAWAGELEPRVAPPDGAATAAGSWRFPRGPRAAIYYGILIAALAGFVWFAPVTYGWPLSPQAFRARFALVERHF, from the coding sequence ATGCCCGCGTCGTCACGCTCCTGGCCCCGGCGGCCGGAACTCCTGCTGCTCACCGCCTGTGCGGCGCTCACCCGATTCTGGGGGCTGTTCAGCCCGCACGCCGTGGTGTTCGACGAGGTGCATTACGAGAAGTACGTGGCCGACTATCTCGCCCGGGTCTTCTACGTGGACGTGCACCCGCCGCTCGCCAACCAGATTTTCGCTCTGGCCGCCAAGCTGTTCGGGGTGCCCATCGCCACGCTCGCCGGGCCGCATCCGGCGCCGGTGCTGCGCGTCGTGCCGGCTCTGGCCGGCACGCTCATCATTCCGGTGTTCTACGTACTGCTGCGGCGGCTCGGGGCATCGCGCCGCCTGGCCACGTTGGGGGGCGCGCTGCTGCTGCTCGACAACGCGCTGCTCGTGGAGTCGCGGGTGCTCGTGCCCGACAGCATGCTGGTGCTGTTCGGTCTGAGCGCGGTGACGGTCTTCCTGGGGGCGCGCCGCTGCACGGGGCGGGCACGTCTATGGCGACTGGCGGCCACGGCCGCGTTGGCCGGGCTTGCCGTGACCATGAAATGGACGGGACTCTCGGCCCTCGGATTGATCGGGGTGATCTGGCTGTACGATGCCTGGCGCGCACGCGGCGGTTGGCGGCGCACGGTGTGGGAGGGTGCCGTGTTGGTGGCCATCCCGGTGGCCATCTACACGTCGGTGTTCGCCGTGCACTTCGCATGGATGGACCGCAGCGGCCCGGGGAACATGTTCATGTCGGGGCCATTCAAGGCCACGCTGATCGGGTCGCCGAACTACCGGGCCGATGCGCGCCTGTCGTTCGCCGACAAGTTCCTCGAGTTGAACGTGGCGATGCGGCAGGAAGACGCGGCGCTGGTCGGCGTCTCCAATTCGTCGGCGTCCCCGTGGTACAGCTGGCCCCTGATCCAGCACGCGATCACGTTCTGGGCGGGGCCGGTGCTGCCCGACGGCCGGCGGGCCACGATCTTTCTGGAAGGCAATCCGGTGGTGTGGTACGGCATTCCGGTGGCGCTGCTCCTGGGCGGAATCGGGCTGGCGCTGCGCCGCGCGCGGGCGCGCGCGTGGCGCGAACCGCTGATCATCCTGGGCGCAGCCTACCTGTTCAACTTCCTGCCGTTCGTCCTGATCCACCGGCTCATGTACCAGTATTCGTATTTCATGGCGTTCGTGTACAGTCTGGGGCTGGCCGTGATCGCGGTGGGGGCCTGGGCGGGAGAGCTGGAGCCCCGGGTGGCGCCACCGGACGGGGCGGCCACGGCCGCCGGCAGCTGGCGGTTTCCGCGCGGGCCGCGGGCCGCGATCTATTATGGTATACTTATTGCGGCGCTGGCCGGATTCGTGTGGTTCGCTCCCGTGACCTACGGGTGGCCCCTGTCGCCCCAGGCGTTCCGGGCGCGCTTCGCGCTCGTCGAACGGCACTTCTGA
- a CDS encoding aminotransferase class V-fold PLP-dependent enzyme: MKSTTAGLTPETSLDADFADLRRREFARLDTQGLAYLDYTGSGLYPASLVEGHARVLRDGVFGNPHSGHAPSRASTEVMQDARSTVLGFLDADASEYTVIFAANASAAIKLVAESYPFAEGGACLLTADNHNSVNGIREFAARAGARVSYLGLDDELRLADAPAAVAAGAAASGRSPRLFAFPAQSNFSGAKHPLELVSVAKGLGFDVLLDAAAFAPTNPLSLRDHPADFVALSFYKIFGYPTGVGALVARREALARLRRPWFAGGTVDFVSVQNRRHQLAAVPERFEDGTPDFLSLAAVAPGIRFMEGLGMARLSAHVRRRTGELLEGLQALAHRNGRPQAVIYGPRTLDARGGTVAFNLVDVRGRPIPFAVVEDRASEGGVAVRGGCFCNPGASERAFGLRAPEADRCLSETAERFTLERFAACMGPDVAVGAVRASVGMATTAADVARALEVLGNLAE; the protein is encoded by the coding sequence ATGAAATCGACGACCGCTGGTCTGACGCCGGAAACATCGCTCGACGCGGATTTCGCCGACCTGCGGCGGCGCGAATTCGCGCGGCTGGACACCCAGGGCCTCGCCTATCTCGACTACACTGGGAGCGGGCTCTACCCCGCGAGCCTCGTGGAGGGCCACGCGCGCGTGCTCCGCGATGGCGTGTTCGGCAACCCGCATTCCGGGCATGCGCCCTCCCGCGCCAGCACCGAGGTGATGCAGGACGCGCGCTCGACGGTTCTCGGGTTCCTCGATGCCGACGCGTCGGAGTACACCGTGATCTTCGCGGCCAACGCGAGCGCGGCGATCAAACTGGTGGCGGAGAGCTATCCATTCGCCGAGGGCGGGGCGTGCCTGCTCACGGCCGACAATCACAACTCCGTGAACGGCATTCGCGAATTTGCCGCGCGTGCAGGCGCTCGCGTGTCGTACCTGGGTTTGGACGACGAGCTGCGCCTGGCGGACGCGCCGGCCGCAGTCGCCGCGGGGGCTGCGGCCTCGGGGCGGTCGCCCCGCCTGTTCGCGTTTCCGGCGCAGTCCAACTTCTCGGGGGCCAAGCACCCCCTGGAACTGGTGAGCGTGGCCAAGGGGCTTGGGTTCGACGTCCTGCTCGATGCCGCCGCGTTCGCCCCCACCAACCCGCTCAGTCTGCGCGACCACCCGGCGGACTTCGTCGCCCTGTCGTTCTACAAGATTTTCGGATACCCCACCGGAGTGGGCGCGCTCGTGGCCCGGCGCGAAGCGTTGGCGCGGCTGCGCCGTCCGTGGTTCGCGGGCGGCACCGTGGATTTCGTGTCGGTGCAGAACCGCCGGCACCAACTGGCGGCCGTGCCTGAACGATTCGAGGACGGGACCCCGGACTTTCTGAGCCTGGCCGCGGTGGCGCCCGGGATCAGGTTCATGGAGGGCCTGGGCATGGCGCGACTCTCGGCGCACGTTCGCCGCCGGACGGGAGAGTTGCTGGAGGGGCTGCAGGCGCTGGCCCACCGTAACGGGCGGCCGCAGGCCGTGATCTACGGGCCACGCACTCTCGACGCGCGGGGTGGCACCGTGGCCTTCAACCTGGTCGACGTGAGGGGGCGGCCCATTCCGTTTGCGGTGGTGGAGGACCGCGCGAGCGAGGGCGGGGTGGCGGTGCGCGGCGGGTGCTTCTGCAATCCGGGGGCCAGCGAGCGGGCGTTCGGGCTCCGGGCGCCGGAGGCCGACCGCTGCCTGAGCGAGACGGCCGAGCGGTTCACGCTGGAGCGGTTCGCGGCATGCATGGGCCCCGACGTGGCAGTGGGCGCCGTGCGCGCTTCAGTGGGCATGGCGACCACGGCCGCCGACGTCGCGCGGGCCCTCGAGGTGCTGGGGAACCTGGCCGAGTGA